The following proteins are encoded in a genomic region of Corylus avellana chromosome ca4, CavTom2PMs-1.0:
- the LOC132179390 gene encoding putative pentatricopeptide repeat-containing protein At3g08820: MLAAPPRFKNCRSAQFSLLLLRSLSSTPASPNFTNLSTLLQGRISHSHLLQIHAHIFRVGANQDNLLATRLIGHYQSRIALRVFHQLRSSNIFPFNAIIRVLAEEGLFSHAFSIFKTLKQRSLSPNDFSFCFLLKACFRSNIALYANQIHTHIVKMGFLGDSFVCNALLGVYAKGLKDLASARKVFDEMSDKGVVCCWTSLLAGYAQLGETEEVLRLFLMMVQLNLRPEIDTLINVLSACSNLEIERFEEWVKILTEIDKNIDSKKSGRDAVNTVLIYLYGKWGKIEKSRERFDEIVDNAKTNVLPWNAMIGAYVQNGCPMEALSIFRLMVVDPNRKPNHVTMVSVLSACAQIGDLDLGRWVHEYMKSIGSKGIIKSNKILATAFIDMYSKCGSLETAKEVFDQMVSKDVVSFNAMIMGLAANGEGEEALGLFSKMQEFGLKPNAGTFLGVLCACCHSGLAEKGRHIFIDMTSSFSISPELEHYACYIDLLARVGLVKEALEVVFSMPFEPNKFVWGALLGGCLLHSRVELAQYVSRKLVEVDPENSAGYVMLANAFAVDCRWGDVSALRWLMREKGVKKQPGHSWISINGVVHEFLVGSQSHPQIKSIYHTLDGLVKQMKVASP, from the coding sequence ATGCTTGCAGCTCCTCCAAGGTTCAAAAACTGCCGCTCTGCTCAGTTTTCCCTTCTCCTTCTACGCTCTCTTTCTTCCACTCCAGCCTCCCCTAACTTCACTAATCTCTCTACGCTCCTGCAGGGCCGCATTTCACACTCTCATCTCCTTCAAATCCATGCCCACATCTTTCGAGTTGGTGCCAATCAAGACAATCTGTTAGCCACTCGTCTTATTGGCCACTACCAATCACGTATCGCTCTTCGAGTCTTTCATCAACTCCGAAGTTCGAATATCTTCCCCTTCAATGCCATTATCAGAGTCTTGGCTGAAGAGGGTCTCTTTTCCCATGCTTTTTCCATCTTCAAAACCTTGAAGCAACGTTCCCTTTCGCCTAATGACTTCAGCTTTTGTTTCCTCCTCAAGGCGTGCTTTCGGTCCAATATTGCACTTTATGCCAACCAAATTCATACCCATATTGTGAAGATGGGGTTTCTTGGTGATTCATTTGTATGTAATGCCCTTCTTGGAGTTTATGCGAAGGGTCTTAAAGATTTGGCATCAGCACGTAAGGTGTTCGATGAAATGTCGGATAAGGGAGTGGTGTGTTGCTGGACTTCGTTATTGGCTGGTTACGCTCAGTTAGGTGAGACTGAGGAGGTTTTAAGGCTTTTTCTTATGATGGTTCAGCTGAACTTGCGGCCAGAAATTGATACCTTGATCAATGTTTTATCGGCATGTTCAAACCTTGAGATTGAAAGATTTGAGGAATGGGTAAAAATTCTAACAGAAATCGACAAAAATATTGATTCTAAGAAGTCTGGTCGTGACGCAGTGAATACTGTTCTAATCTATTTGTATGGGAAATGGGGGAAGATTGAGAAGAGTAGGGAAAGATTTGATGAAATTGTTGATAACGCCAAGACAAATGTGCTTCCTTGGAATGCTATGATTGGTGCATATGTACAAAATGGTTGCCCTATGGAGGCTTTAAGTATTTTTCGCCTGATGGTGGTGGATCCCAATAGGAAACCTAACCATGTAACAATGGTTAGTGTGCTTTCAGCTTGTGCTCAAATTGGTGATTTAGATCTTGGTAGGTGGGTGCACGAATATATGAAATCTATAGGATCTAAAGGCATTattaaatcaaacaaaatactAGCCACGGCATTTATTGACATGTATTCTAAATGTGGGAGCTTGGAGACAGCAAAAGAAGTTTTTGACCAGATGGTCTCCAAAGATGTTGTCTCCTTCAATGCTATGATAATGGGTCTTGCAGCAAATGGTGAGGGAGAGGAGGCATTGGGGCTTTTCTCCAAAATGCAAGAGTTTGGTTTAAAACCCAACGCTGGAACTTTCCTTGGTGTTTTATGTGCATGCTGTCACTCAGGTTTAGCAGAGAAAGGACGCCATATTTTCATAGACATGACCTCAAGCTTTTCTATTTCCCCTGAATTAGAACACTATGCTTGCTATATTGATCTCCTTGCACGAGTAGGGCTGGTCAAAGAAGCTCTGGAGGTTGTTTTTTCAATGCCTTTTGAGCCTAATAAGTTTGTATGGGGTGCTTTGCTTGGGGGTTGCCTGCTCCACTCTAGAGTTGAGTTGGCACAATATGTTTCCAGAAAGCTTGTTGAAGTGGACCCTGAGAATTCTGCGGGATATGTGATGTTGGCTAATGCATTTGCAGTTGATTGCCGCTGGGGTGATGTCTCTGCTCTGAGATGGCTTATGAGGGAAAAGGGAGTCAAGAAGCAGCCAGGGCATAGTTGGATCAGCATCAATGGTGTTGTGCATGAATTCCTTGTAGGTTCCCAATCACATCCTCAAATTAAGAGCATATATCATACACTGGATGGATTGGTGAAGCAAATGAAGGTAGCCAGTCCATAA
- the LOC132178706 gene encoding probable indole-3-acetic acid-amido synthetase GH3.1: MAVDSAISSPLGPPACEKDAKALQFIEETTRNADAVQERVLAEILSRNAETEYLKRFKLHGATDRDTFKSVIPMITYEDLQPEIQRIANGDRSPILSAHPISEFLTSSGTSAGERKLMPTIQEELDRRQLLYSLLMPVMNLYVPGLDKGKGLYFLFVKAESKTPGGLLARPVLTSYYKSDHFKTRPYDPYNVQTSPNEAILCADSFQSMYSQMLCGLVERHQVLRLGAVFASGLLRAIRFLQLNWTQLAHDIRTGTVNPKITDPGIKDCLARILKPQPELADFIAKECSEDNWEGIITRIWPNTKYLDVIVTGAMAQYIPTLDHYSGGLPLACTMYASSECYFGLNLNPMCKPSEVSYTIMPNMAYFEFLPHEPNSACSTRGSAPKLVDLVDVEVGKEYELVITTYAGLYRYRVGDILRVTGFHNSAPQFHFVRRKNVLLSIDSDKTDEAELQKAMENASEILRNFNTSVVEYTSYADTTTIPGHYVIYWELLVKDPANSPSHEVLNRCCLAMEETLNSVYRQGRVADNSIGPLEIRVVKNGTFEELMDYAISRGASINQYKVPRCVNFTPIMELLDSRVVSAHFSPALPRWTPERRR; this comes from the exons ATGGCTGTTGACTCTGCAATATCGTCGCCGCTTGGGCCTCCGGCCTGCGAGAAGGACGCGAAGGCACTCCAGTTCATCGAGGAAACGACGAGAAACGCCGACGCGGTGCAAGAGAGGGTGTTGGCCGAGATCCTGAGCCGAAACGCCGAGACCGAGTACCTCAAGCGATTCAAACTCCACGGCGCCACCGACCGCGACACCTTCAAATCAGTAATCCCCATGATTACCTACGAGGATCTTCAGCCCGAAATCCAGCGTATCGCCAATGGGGACCGCTCTCCCATCCTCTCCGCCCACCCCATTTCTGAGTTCCTCACTAG CTCTGGGACTTCAGCTGGGGAAAGAAAACTCATGCCCACCATTCAGGAAGAGCTGGATCGTCGCCAGCTGCTATACAGCCTTCTCATGCCAGTGATGAACCT TTATGTGCCGGGTTTGGACAAGGGCAAGGGGCTATACTTTCTGTTTGTGAAGGCGGAGTCGAAGACACCGGGTGGGCTCTTGGCCCGCCCGGTGCTCACCAGCTACTACAAGAGTGACCACTTCAAGACCCGACCCTACGACCCGTACAACGTCCAGACGAGCCCCAACGAGGCCATCCTCTGCGCCGACTCTTTCCAGAGCATGTACTCCCAGATGCTCTGCGGCCTCGTCGAGCGCCACCAGGTCCTCCGCCTCGGTGCCGTGTTTGCCTCCGGCCTCCTTCGGGCCATCCGGTTCCTCCAGCTCAACTGGACCCAGCTCGCCCACGACATCCGAACCGGAACTGTCAACCCGAAAATCACCGACCCGGGAATCAAAGACTGCTTGGCCCGGATCCTCAAACCCCAACCCGAATTGGCCGATTTCATTGCCAAAGAATGCTCCGAGGACAACTGGGAGGGGATTATAACCCGAATTTGGCCCAACACGAAGTACTTGGACGTTATTGTGACGGGTGCTATGGCTCAATATATACCGACGCTTGATCACTATAGCGGCGGATTGCCACTCGCCTGTACAATGTACGCCTCGTCGGAGTGCTATTTCGGACTCAATCTCAACCCAATGTGCAAGCCCTCCGAGGTCTCGTACACCATAATGCCAAACATGGCCTATTTCGAGTTTCTACCCCACGAGCCGAACTCGGCCTGCTCGACCCGCGGCTCGGCCCCCAAACTCGTCGACCTCGTCGACGTGGAGGTCGGGAAAGAGTACGAGCTGGTGATCACCACCTACGCAGGGCTGTACCGGTACCGAGTCGGCGACATTCTCCGAGTCACCGGGTTCCACAACTCGGCCCCGCAGTTCCACTTCGTGAGGAGAAAGAACGTGTTGCTCAGCATTGACTCGGACAAGACCGACGAGGCCGAGTTGCAAAAGGCCATGGAGAATGCGTCCGAAATCCTCCGAAACTTCAACACCAGCGTGGTGGAGTACACGAGCTACGCCGACACGACGACGATTCCGGGTCACTACGTCATATACTGGGAGCTCCTAGTGAAAGACCCCGCCAACTCGCCGAGTCACGAGGTGCTGAACCGGTGCTGTTTGGCGATGGAGGAAACTCTCAACTCGGTGTACCGACAAGGCCGAGTCGCGGACAACTCGATTGGGCCGTTGGAGATTCGCGTGGTCAAAAACGGTACGTTTGAGGAGCTGATGGACTACGCGATCTCAAGAGGCGCGTCCATCAACCAGTATAAGGTGCCGCGGTGCGTGAATTTTACTCCCATCATGGAGCTTTTGGACTCCAGGGTGGTGTCGGCGCATTTTAGCCCAGCTTTGCCACGTTGGACCCCTGAGAGGAGACGGTGA
- the LOC132177263 gene encoding pumilio homolog 14-like: MGDWREEDNERLLLLMKSQNPNILPSSTSPENHFPANPLSGNRLFQNPRLLQNHQNPFTENIYFQNPYDLPGRYFGQYPMNPPEQSLEDSLRLLSLSTSPPPRSQFLPSSAAALGNSGGGGFFPSSYEQKFQMLIHHVHCLERRRIQSAVRGQMGGDYMSNNNFGLFNPQYSSSSSRNYPTPDESAASSSSYGSSEASTSRFRKGNQQDYNFRRSHNAHRDHECKYCNKFEGAMMPGETEMDRLYKSMLYDNCECKILKICEESDQEKITEILFYLVTNGKKFKRICTDSLGSRSMQKLLEHLKTPEQVALLISALRNLTHSLTKCSGGQFLLARCFCLFSEEFNKHILDLRIPHVFADLVARLEGNFRALSMDKFGSHVVEKCMREFGGEHSTRIIQELISSPNLFLNILQDKFGNYVAQTALTISKGAIHQALVGLIEYHSKFLESHPCGKMVLARARGGNRRSITQFGEQSALMAAWLGRVSCSFLCAKLLCFTQPLTLTLSLCISLPVSHLPPSLLSSLGFAAVLASPSLVKKTQIEREVDVDEKGIQRSCKKLQA, from the exons ATGGGGGACTGGAGAGAGGAAGATAATGAAAGACTCTTGTTGTTAATGaagtctcaaaaccctaatattcttccttcttctacTTCACCGGAAAACCACTTCCCTGCAAACCCCTTATCTGGAAACCGCCTTTTCCAAAACCCTAGACTACTTCAAAACCACCAAAACCCTTTCACTGAGaacatttattttcaaaaccctTATGATCTCCCCGGACGCTATTTTGGTCAGTACCCTATGAATCCGCCTGAGCAAAGCCTCGAGGATTCGCTGCGTCTGCTCAGTCTATCAACTTCTCCTCCTCCTCGGTCTCAGTTTCTGCCGTCTTCGGCGGCCGCTCTGGGAAATTCTGGTGGCGGCGGGTTTTTTCCTTCAAGTTATGAGCAGAAATTTCAGATGCTGATACATCATGTGCATTGTTTAGAGAGGAGAAGAATTCAATCTGCAGTGAGAGGCCAAATGGGTGGTGATTATATGAGCAATAAtaattttggtctttttaatcCACAATATTCAAGCTCCTCCTCCAGGAATTATCCGACACCAGATGAGTCTGCAGCCTCTTCTTCTAGCTACG gcTCATCAGAGGCATCAACGAGTAGATTTCGAAAGGGAAATCAACAAGATTATAACTTTCGAAGGTCCCATAATGCTCATCGTGATCATGAGTGTAAGTATTGTAACAAATTTGAGGGAGCGATGATGCCGGGGGAAACTGAGATGGACCGTTTGTATAAGTCCATGCTTTATGATAATTGCGAGTGTAAAATTCTCAAGATTTGCGAAGAAAGCGATCAAGAAAAAATTACTGAAATTCTTTTCTATTTGGTCACTAATGGAAAAAAATTCAAGCGTATATGCACCGACAGCCTTGG AAGTCGGTCCATGCAGAAATTATTGGAGCATCTGAAAACCCCAGAACAAGTAGCATTGCTCATATCGGCTCTGAGGAATTTGACACATAGCTTGACCAAGTGCTCGGGTGGTCAGTTTCTATTGGCTCGATGCTTTTGTCTTTTCTCCGAAGAGTTTAATAAG CACATATTAGATCTGAGGATACCACATGTTTTCGCAGATTTAGTGGCGCGGCTTGAAGGGAACTTTCGTGCTCTCTCCATGGACAAGTTTGGCAGCCATGTTGTGGAGAAATGTATGAGAGAGTTTGGAGGAGAGCACTCCACTAGGATTATTCAGGAGCTTATTTCTAGTCCCAACCTTTTTCTGAATATTCTTCAGGATAAATTTGGGAATTATGTTGCTCAGACTGCATTGACAATATCTAAG GGGGCCATCCACCAAGCTCTTGTTGGACTCATTGAGTATCATAGCAAGTTTCTGGAGAGCCATCCTTGTGGGAAAATGGTGCTGGCTCGAGCCAGAGGCGGCAACAG AAGGTCGATCACCCAGTTTGGAGAACAATCTGCTCTTATGGCGGCATGGCTTGGAAGGGTTTCATGCTCT TTCCTCTGTGCTAAACTCCTCTGTTTCACTCAGCCTCTCACGCTCACGCTATCACTCTGCATCTCTCTCCCAGTCTCTCATCTCCCACCGTCTCTTCTCTCGTCTCTCGGTTTCGCTGCCGTCCTCGCCTCGCCGTCTCTTGTGAAAAAGACACAGATAGAAAGAGAAGTGGATGTAGACGAGAAAGGTATTCAAAGAAGCTGCAAGAAATTGCAAGCATGA
- the LOC132178789 gene encoding uncharacterized protein LOC132178789 isoform X2 has product MATSTSSFLSYSLPRPLLRSPPRPFPQPLSLFFPLRSSANPRKPLTLVLASSSFDDLSFRRPSLSSNSSKKSALSNLIQEIEPLDVSLIQKDVPPTTVDAMKRTISGMLGLLPSVQFQVLIEALWEPLSKLLVSSMMTGYTLRNAEYRLCLEKNLDMHDENNEKQTPEISRLDLQGLLLDSASILELSGEHESPSKFEKFTEDLLENIDIQGLGEISPEAQQYILHLQSHISSVKKELCEVKRKSAALQMQQFVGEEKNDLLDYLRSLQPEKFALLILSHLACNPFLSNDCLGSWRGQLGKRLALHIWRMIPLCDVVSLARTECMKL; this is encoded by the exons ATGGCAACCTCTACCTCATCTTTCCTCTCCTATTCTCTCCCTCGTCCTCTGCTCCGCTCGCCCCCACGCCCTTTCCCTCAGCCCTTATCCCTCTTCTTTCCTCTCCGCTCCTCCGCAAACCCTAGAAAACCCCTGACCCTAGTCCTCGCTTCTTCGTCTTTCGATGATCTCAGCTTCAGACGCCCCTCGCTCTCCTCTAATTCCTCCAAG AAATCAGCTCTCTCGAATTTGATACAAGAGATAGAGCCATTAGATGTGAGTCTCATTCAGAAAGATGTTCCACCAACGACGGTGGATGCCATGAAACGGACTATATCTGGCATGTTGGGTTTACTTCCATCTGTCCAATTTCAAGTTCTTATTGAGGCTTTATGGGAACCCCTCTCTAAGTTATTGGTTTCTTCAATGATGACTGG ATACACATTGCGGAATGCTGAATATAGGCTTTGCCTTGAAAAAAACCTCGATATGCAtgatgaaaataatgaaaaacaaaCACCAGAAATTTCTAGACTTGATTTACAAGGGTTATTACTTGACAGTGCAAGTATACTTGAATTGTCTGGAGAACATGAATCAccatctaaatttgaaaaattcactGAAGACTTGTTGGAGAACATTGATATTCAAGGCCTTGGTGAAATTTCCCCTGAAGCTCAACAATATATTCTTCATTTGCAGTCTCATATATCTTCAGTGAAAAAG GAACTTTGTGAGGTCAAGAGGAAAAGTGCTGCACTTCAAATGCAGCAGTTTGTTGGGGAGGAAAAGAATGATTTGCTGGACTACTTGAGATCTCTACAACCGGAAAAG TTTGCCCTTTTGATACTCTCTCATCTTGCATGCAACCCTTTTTTGAGCAATGATTGCTTGGGAAGTTGGAGGGGACAGTTGGGTAAACGGCTTGCTTTGCACATATGGAGGATGATTCCATTGTGTGATGTGGTGTCTCTGGCGAGAACGGAATGCATGAAGCTTTGA
- the LOC132178789 gene encoding uncharacterized protein LOC132178789 isoform X1, translating to MATSTSSFLSYSLPRPLLRSPPRPFPQPLSLFFPLRSSANPRKPLTLVLASSSFDDLSFRRPSLSSNSSKKSALSNLIQEIEPLDVSLIQKDVPPTTVDAMKRTISGMLGLLPSVQFQVLIEALWEPLSKLLVSSMMTGYTLRNAEYRLCLEKNLDMHDENNEKQTPEISRLDLQGLLLDSASILELSGEHESPSKFEKFTEDLLENIDIQGLGEISPEAQQYILHLQSHISSVKKELCEVKRKSAALQMQQFVGEEKNDLLDYLRSLQPEKVAELSEPTSPELKEIIHSVVHGLLATLSPKMHSKAPPLSENSSNGTINVGSEDCAELVENTSLQFQPLISLTRDYLARLLFWCMLLGHYLRGLEYRMELMELLSLTSNAENDAPGSEQVG from the exons ATGGCAACCTCTACCTCATCTTTCCTCTCCTATTCTCTCCCTCGTCCTCTGCTCCGCTCGCCCCCACGCCCTTTCCCTCAGCCCTTATCCCTCTTCTTTCCTCTCCGCTCCTCCGCAAACCCTAGAAAACCCCTGACCCTAGTCCTCGCTTCTTCGTCTTTCGATGATCTCAGCTTCAGACGCCCCTCGCTCTCCTCTAATTCCTCCAAG AAATCAGCTCTCTCGAATTTGATACAAGAGATAGAGCCATTAGATGTGAGTCTCATTCAGAAAGATGTTCCACCAACGACGGTGGATGCCATGAAACGGACTATATCTGGCATGTTGGGTTTACTTCCATCTGTCCAATTTCAAGTTCTTATTGAGGCTTTATGGGAACCCCTCTCTAAGTTATTGGTTTCTTCAATGATGACTGG ATACACATTGCGGAATGCTGAATATAGGCTTTGCCTTGAAAAAAACCTCGATATGCAtgatgaaaataatgaaaaacaaaCACCAGAAATTTCTAGACTTGATTTACAAGGGTTATTACTTGACAGTGCAAGTATACTTGAATTGTCTGGAGAACATGAATCAccatctaaatttgaaaaattcactGAAGACTTGTTGGAGAACATTGATATTCAAGGCCTTGGTGAAATTTCCCCTGAAGCTCAACAATATATTCTTCATTTGCAGTCTCATATATCTTCAGTGAAAAAG GAACTTTGTGAGGTCAAGAGGAAAAGTGCTGCACTTCAAATGCAGCAGTTTGTTGGGGAGGAAAAGAATGATTTGCTGGACTACTTGAGATCTCTACAACCGGAAAAG GTAGCTGAGTTATCAGAACCTACATCTCCTGAATTGAAAGAAATAATCCACTCTGTCGTGCATGGTCTCCTTGCTACCCTATCTCCCAAGATGCATTCCAAGGCTCCTCCACTGTCAGAAAATTCCTCAAATGGAACAATAAATGTAGGGAGTGAAGATTGTGCTGAGCTTGTTGAGAACACCTCACTTCAATTCCAGCCTCTCATTTCATTAACTCGGGATTACTTGGCACGCCTCCTCTTCTG GTGCATGCTGTTGGGTCATTACCTGAGAGGCCTGGAGTATCGAATGGAGCTGATGGAACTCCTATCTTTGACAAGTAATGCTGAAAATGATGCCCCTGGTAGTGAGCAAGTTGGATGA